The region tcaacaTATCCACTAAATAAAACTGTTGTGTTCGTAGCCCGATCGAAATGTGTGGCGGCAGCTAAGCCAGAAACAAATCAGTTAACGTGACTATCAAATGATTAATTAGCCAGAGGTGAAACAGTGCTATGTGAAACGATAAGCTGATTGGATTTAcgaaaattaaacaaattgtaAAACTATTGAAGTGCCAGTGCCAAGGAAACCCAAAAAGAAATTCgaataaaatacaaaagtTGTCACTGTCGCTGTCGCAAGTgcaatataaaaaatatatatatatgtacatattgttAATCGGAATAATAATTGTACATAACATAAAGTGCAGCGGTAAAAAAATTccaagaaataaaataacataaaataaGGTGTATTGAGAATTGCCGCTCGGATTCGATTGCATTTTTGTGCGGTGTGGAAATTTTTGTTGACGCCGCGCTTCGGCCCCGAGGAATCATATGAAGCTTGATTTCCGCTCGGAGTCTTGTTCGCCGACCACAGCAGaaagccccagacccagccccagacccagacccagccccagccccatgtACGACTGCCGAAGATATTACGCACAAACCCATGTTGGATTATAATTTATACCCTTAAATTTGGGGGCTACAATGCGGCCAGAAATATACAATGTAAGTACAATTTCAATATCGCAGCGGAGTGATTCAATTTCGCCAGAATGATCGCAATTCGAATCGTAAAAATGTGAAATTCCTTAGATATAGAAAAGTTGATTCTTGGGCCAGGCCAGACAGTTGTGAAATTTTCTTAGAAGGTATTTTTTAATGGAATGgtattataaaataataaatgagaCGTGTATCGTTCCACCTTTTAGTGAGAATTCATTCAGAGCTTAAGcgatttgtatcttttgtggcGCAACCACGTGCAAAAGGAGGCAAAGAGAAAACCACGCCGTACGTCGTATCCCCCAAAAAGCAAAACCCAATCAAAGGAATAATCCGCAAATACCATGACCTGTgccatctgtgtgtgtgtgtgtgtgtgtgtgcagcccTCCTGTATAAGGGCCAAGCGCTATTTCActtaaaaaacaattcaaaagCACAATTATATGTTTGAAACATGAAATATGAAATCGCATacggtttctgtttcggtttctgtttctgtatctggTTCAGGTCCATAATTGCCATTTATAACTTGTTATGGCACCAACACATGCAAACTGTCAGGATAAATCAGCCgctccatgtgtgtgtgtgagtgtactGCTCTCTGTGcgcgcctgtgtgtgtgtgtgtgtacaacCCCTTTtttcgaaaaataaaaaaaactttcgAGGGTCGTCGGGGACTTGTGGCGTGTTCAGATCTCAGGACATTTACCTGAGCTCTAAATCAACTGCCAGCGCGGCCAACCCTCGGCTGAAAGCGCGTGGAGCAGTCGCCCAAAAGAGTTTCCAATCCAGGGAAAAAGTAAACCAAGTTAAACCTTTAATGCCCCAGCCCCCGCACCACCCCGCACCCCACCGACTAATTCGAACTAATTGTCTCTAATCTCACACCCCATCCGAGGCACCTCTGGCAGGGCAGCCATAAAACAAGTTCAAAATTTCCCAAGTCAAACATGGCCACGCCCCAAATGGCAACGCATTCGAGGGGCGATAAGAGCCAAAGAGAcaatatttgatttgataGTTCGaatttgttcttttcttttattaattaaacGGAAATAGGGGGCAGATAACACTCGAGAATAGAACCCACctgggggagagggagagtgataAGCCCCAATGCCGCCAGCCCGTTATGCCCGGAGGAGCACCTCTGGAGCCTAGGGTGGTGGAGCGTGCCCAGCCTCTGGCCCTGTCTCGGCCGCGCTAGACTCGCAACAATCTCCGTTATACACATTAATCTATCACACTCTCGTCAAgagttttattgaaatttattgtaCGATTCGCCAAATCACATGTTCTAATGGCAAAAACATCATAAACCCGGCTGTGCCGCCTGTATTTATGACTCGGCACATATTTGTGCAGCTTTGATTAATGCAATCACTTGACATCGAgcccagaaacagaaactgaaaccgaatCGGGCCCAATCAACCATTTGTAACTGTTCAGCCTGCCAGCATTCCAAGGGAAAGATCTGCCACTGGCTAAACGTGTCCCCCCGCAAGTTTGTTGAAAAGTTTGCTGGCGTCTaaaggtttttgttttttataattaGGTTTACGCGCGGTTGGCAAAAAGCTGTAtgcctgctctgctctggtttCAGAACAAAAATTGAGTAATGCAATGCCAGGAACATAGGCGTATGACGCCACAGGCTGTGGCTCCAAGTCACGTTCCataggggagggggagggccCCCTTACCGAgcatatagtacatacatatgtatatcgttGGCGATTAGTCATGGCAGCAGCTGGGCTCAACGACTGGGAAATCGAGCGTTTCTCGCATTCCTCTGAGGTGGCATCCACATGGCTTCGATTATCGGCTTGGCTAGGATCTCGGGCCATTTCGGACCATCTCGGACTGTCGCCAAGCCGTACAAACGCACCGGAGAGGTGACACCCAAGCGCCGGGCACCCACTATCTTATCAACGAACACGTTCAAAATATACGCCTCGGCGTACTACGCGTAGTAGtagccccacacacacacacacacacacacaccagtataataataataataataacaatgcGACGACCGTCAagtgtttattgtttattttgcttttccttttttttcttttttttgtttttttttgctgccagAACACGCGAAAGGCTTTGGTTTTACTATAACTAAAGTTTTCCACGCTGATAACTTGGCTTTCTTTTGGCCGTATTTTCATGGGGGGAGAAGCGCTGTGTGCCCGTAGATCTACCAGCTGGTACTCGGTTGTAAAATTGTTcgatttatgcaaatatttgcattatgAATTACAACCAGTCgcagtccccgtccccgtcgcAGTCCCCGTTGCAGTCTCTTCTCCAAACACCTGCTTAGGGCCAAAGACGATTGACGTTGCACCTGACCTACAATGTGccgtgttgttgttgttgttttacgGTTGtgtaaaacaacaaacacaccCACTTTGCACAGTCAACGGCGGAGGCCTAGGCCCTGACCGGGGGGACGGCATCATCGATAACAGATTTTGATGAATTTCTCGCCCCGGAATTAGAAAGTTTTTGTAGAAATCCGTCCTCTGGGGTATGGGGGCTAAGCGTTTGGTTTATGGATGAGTTATTGAGCGCCTTATCAGATCTTATCAAATGTAAAAGCGTCTTTTATGGCTGCATTTCTGTTCGATAACAAAACGGACAATaaatcgatatatcgatagtgcATCTCGGGTGCATAATTATTGTTGTTTGCCTCGAGAAAAGGTGTCATATTTGAGCAACTCGCACAGTCCCTAGACATTCAATCAATGCACTTGCCCGCATGTTTGCCTTGGGGCCCGCCTCGGGGCCCGTCTGGGCCTGCCTGCTCGCTGTTGACACTTTGGGAAAGTTGCTGAATGTCTGCCTAGCACAACAAAGTCTCCGGCCGCTGCCACTTAAGTAGCCCGTCGTCGGACGGGCTGGCTACTTATCAGAAAGGGCTCTGAAAGCGGCTTATCACCCAAtagaccagcagcagcagcagcagcagctgtcgctgtcgctgcgaCGAAAATCGCATTAGATCCCACCCCTCGAACAGGGCCGGGCCCATTCCGCTTCACGCCTTTTTCAGGAATtatgcagcagcatcagagtGAGGGCTGCTAATGAGTCGAGATTTGTGTTGCGGCACGTCGCACCTTCGCAGCCccacagctccacagctccacagcaGCCTCCAACGCGCAGCCTTGACACTGTGCTCCGTGCACATCAACTCATTTGGCGTGACTTGTGCTCCGGTTCTTCCATATATTGTACGTATATCTAGCGACAGGCAACAACATTAGCTTATCGCTGGGGTACGTTGAACTCTCACGGGCTCCCGATTCCCCGTCGGATCTTTGTTGTGTCTGTTTATATTTGGGGCGTTGCTGCAAGTTCAAGTGCTTTACGGGGGGGGCCGGAGGGTTGAGAGACAAGTTCTCGAATGGATGGACTTCTGAGTGGGTGCCAAAAGTAGGCAAGGTATTGCTCTCTCCCTTTGGCACTCGCATTCTTGCATTACCCACACCCAAGATCGTGCGAATCCGGCCTCCCACTACCGCTGCAAgcattatataaatattttcatataaagCACACCGCCTGTGCGCAACTGGCAACTGTCAAAGTCACTAAAGAACGTGTAACCACCCTCCGCTGTCCTCTGTCCGCTGTTCATTAAGTCGCAGCAAATGCAATTGCAGCCGGTCGgtcgaggacgaggaggagtcGCAGGAGCATCAGAGGGGATGAGGCTTAGGGTTGTTGCTGGCTCGGCGAAAAGCGCAAGGTGGATGATGCCAGGGCATTGAGTGACATCCAGTTGCAACCCCTAAAACTGCATCGCACTCACACGCACAATTGGCAGCACGGAATTTAACACTTGGTCTCCCCGCGGAGGAGGGGTGGCGAGGCGATTACATGATTGATTGAGGTGCCCGCGAGAACACGTGGCCGCAATCAGAGAGCATAAGTGGCCGCAGGAATCCAAGCCATGTTGTCGGACATCGTCTATCACTTTCTTTGGGGTTTATCTGTGGGATCTTTTTCGCCAACTCACTGTCCACTGGCTGTCCAAATACTTGGGCTTAATCTAATCGCCGTCGCATTCCTCAGATGGCAGGCCCgcgaatatatatataaattcaCATTTAAAGCGGTTACTATTTTGTGGATGTTGAATCAACAAGTGTTAAAGTCCAGCGACAACACGTGCCCGTTCTCTGAGGCGAAACCCAAACAAGTTTGCtcggtgctgggtgctgggtaATGGATACTGGGTACTGGGCACTGGACAGATCTAAAGACATCGGAGGTACATACATAACTGAGTTTTCGCTGCTGACAAGTTGGCTTCACTTAGCACATTTATCGGTCGTTGGGATCGGGTCGAAACACTTGgagtttaattttaattttaatttccattcagcagagttgatttatttatttccaaatCAAAATACCCATACAATCGAATGGACAAACTAATTAAGGCCTGAAAAAATGTCCAATTGATTAGATTGCACTTTTTAAAAGTGGTTCGGTGACGTAGACGTCGCCACAAGAGACACCAGTCCATACACACGCACAGCTCTGGCACTAGTATTGGTGAGCTTTTGAAAGCTGCGCCTCAAGGCGCTCATAGCCCGACCTTTGGCTGTCGGTGAGCCGTGTCTGTGTGAAAGCTCGCCTTTGGGAGGTCCCCAGCCATGGCACGTAGCCAAAGGAAAACCTAAGAAAACTATTCAGTATTCAGGGCACATTCCAGACAAGAGCTGGAGGGTCCCTTTTTGGGCTCCCGTATCTGCCGGGGATGTGCCCTGTCTGCATACCAAATAAGGTAATTATGAGTCGCATTGCAAGGCGtaacacacagacagacaaaagTAAAGCACAGACAGAGGAGCGATATCGGATTACATACATGGGAATCGCATagagctacagccacagcggGTCACATGGATGGGCTTTTGTGctgttttcggtttcggtttcggcttTCCGGCTCCCTTGCGGTTGCCTAGCCAGAGCTTTCCCCCTACCTGGCCCCTCACCATTGAGATCAGTCAGCAGAATGGCCAACAACTCCTCCACACTTTTCATATTTCGGGGAGCCCAAAAGCTGATTTAATTGCTTGCCAAAGCGAAAGCCAAGTCTCCCGGGGGCCACATACTCTCGtattcatgtgtgtgtgtgtgtgtgtgtgtgtgtgtgcacattTCAAATGGACCGTATTGTCTGCcgtgaaattgaaaaatgataaaaatcGCACGCCACACGGCCCGAGGCATTTGATTTTTCGGGGACGGCCCACTGAGAGGGCAAATGGCCAGGGACTTGCAATGGGACTTGAAtgcgcctcctcctccccggGGCTGGCTGTGCCCTCGTCTCTCGTCCCTCGTCCCTCGCCCTCTCTGTATTGATTTCTTGAGCTTGattcttttatattttcacttttcagGCCGGGCAAAAAAGACCTTCGTCTCAAGAAACTACCCTTTTCGGTCTTGAGTTCTGTGTTCTCTGTTCTGTATTCTCTGTTCTCCGTTgggttttcgttttgttttgttcttggCTTTGTAGTTCAGTGCTAAGCTGAAATCAATGACCTTTTCGGCAGCGCCTGGACATGGACCTGGCGGGGATTAGTGGCTCGTGAAACAGTATATGCAGAATACTTGTGCCAAGACTTTCCCGGCCACAAAACGTTGTTCAGTTGAATCGatacagaaaaacaacaaaagcccgGCCACTTGTGCTCACTTGTGGGGTGACAttgagccagagccagagccagagccactgGAAGGGCTCTCCATAGAGTCCCATAGATGGTTGCTTTTAAAGAGCTCACGATCATCTCATGATGGAATGACTTAATTGTTGTTCAAGCCCCAGCAGACCCGAGACGGAAGTCCGTAGCACAAAAAAACGTTgaaaacaaatcaataaaatcaataataatCATTAATAATAAACTGTAggatttatgcaaattttgcTGTATTTTTGAATCATACTTAGTTCTCGAAATTCCTTATTTATAGCGGGTATCGTAAGCCCTACTACAGCCGTTCCGTTCTTCTACTTTCAGGTTACTACAGTTCACGCTGCCCAATGTCAGGACTATTTTTATACTGATGGTGAGTAGCCCTTGATTGATTTACTATATAGTCTGCCCATCGCCAATCGCCAATTGCCGCTtatgtaaaataataatttttatttttttttgcatttttacgACTGCGGGTAATTGTAAAGCTTAGCGGATTTATGGCGTATAATTTGTTGTATATATAATCGTGGGCAACTAATTTATGTGGGGGGAAACCGCAATGGTGTCGACCCTTTAACCCAGTTTCGGCCATCTGGGATTCTTCAAACCCCATCGACACTCTGAATAATTATcagaaaatgtcaaaatattATTATGTGCTTTTGGCCCATAACGAGATCGAAAGATTGAGAGTGTGTGTAATCGAAAATGGGTGTGTGGAGTGGGGGAAACCCATTCAGAGTTTGATACGAGAGCGTTTGTGTGTACTTTGGAGTGGCTCTGAGGCTCTGAGGCTCTGGGGCTCTCGGCTGTGGGGGTCTCCACTTGAGCCTaaccataaaaataataataattattattatgattatcaCAGACACTCTCGCAGACCCGCACACACGCACCAAAGCGTCATTGAACTGTGGAAAAGGTCGCCCGTCAAACGATACAGTATTTTCGGCTTTTGAGTAGTGCAAACACTGCCCCCCACCATCCGATCTCCGATCTCCCatctgccgctctgccgctctgaCAAGCGATTGAGGAATGTTCCATCTGGCATTCCACACGGACCCACGACGGGCACGCGCCTCCCCGGCACTTGGGCCATAAGTTTGGAGCTCCTTAGGAGCTCCTAAAGCCCCCCACTAAGCCCTGGGGGTATTTTTAGCAATTTACCCGAAAATAACTAACCAACGACCGGGACGTTGGTGCCGTGCGCTCTCCGTAGACCCGATAAACAGTCGATTCCACCATCCATTGCGATATGTCATTTGTCTGGCTGGCGGCTTGCCGCTTGTTTTGCTGATTTGCATATATGCCATATCTACGCGTGATATCATTAATGGTCTTGGTGAAATTCAGTTGGTCAAAGGTGGAAAACGTGTCAGCGAAGAGAGACATGAGCCAGACCCGTGCCAGCCAGTGGGTGGGGCCAGCCAATCGGAAAAGAGGGCGGGGCCACCCACTGGGATGGCTCTAGCTTCAGGGCCGTGCAGGCCGCTTAACGACCCAACTTGGACCATTAAAGGCCTTGGGCCGGCCGTGCCACATGTGTCCGAGTCGGGCGAGGCTCCATAATAAAAAGCTCCTCGTattaatggaaatttatgggCCAAAAGGGTTTCGTTATGCCgggctgctgggctgctgggctgctgggCTGGGATTAGTCGCCAGATGTGAATCAGCTATTAATCGCCatactttctctctctctctccctcttccgtGCAGGTAATGCTTGCTCTTGGGATCAAAACAGGCGCAAAGAAAACGGACGAATATGTTTTAACGTTGAAGAAACACAACGATCGTGCGCTGCACATCAACGCGCACGGCAAAGTGACCGCCGAGGACATATCGCTGGCACGTAAGTATCCCCTCCTCGCCCCCCACCACCTCCTCGCCACCCCACCAAGACACTCCCGAGTTCGTTCATCAATTACCATtggcatttaaattaaattggcATTTATACTAGAGTGTGCGAGAGAGTACATCCCatcgtatatacatattttgaaCTCTGTctgcccccctctctccctctccctctcccccgtGTCTGTGCATATGGCGtgcttaattaaattattggtaatttaatatttgattGATGTTATGAACCGCCACGAAGCCGCCCCAAGCGCCGTCCAGTGcgtcttttaatttatttcggaatttgtttgctttttctgcGGTTTGCCAAGCCGTCTCTCGTCTGTGAAGTTCAGGAGCAGCCGCCTCATAGTAGGTTGATGGGTGACCGAAAGCGACAAGACAGCATGCCAGGCCGCAGACCGCAGGGGCAAAGGTCCGGGGCTGGTACCAGGGCCTTGAAGCATCTCTTcgggcctctctctctctcggtgaGGAAACAGAAAACTGTCACTTGGGTATTTTATCTTATCAGTGGAGCTAGTGCCTGGGCTTTAGGCAAGTTGATCGATTTGCTGTGGCTCTACCCCCCTCCAGACCCTAAGAATTTAGAGATTTTTCAGGGTTAAGCCCCCCACCCCGGCCACTGAGAGGGAGTTCAACGACTGAACGGCAGTTGATTAATAGATTTCATTAAATGTCCCAACAACCGGCGTCCCACATGGCGCACTTATCAACCGCCCAACGCCTTTTATAACTTTATCGGAGAACCTTTCAATTAATTGGGTTATCTGCTGGCGGCTCAAGTGCTCCGCCGTTGACTATTTACACAATAGAaaacttttgtttgccaataattaattaaatttgatttttgaattTCCACAGAATCCTTCACGATGGACAGTGTGGGCGATGCACTGAGCGTGGACTTCAAAATCACCATCTATGCCAAGGATGTGGACTACTATCTGTGCTTTCATCAAGGCAGACTTGTTGGAAAGGTGAGTCTCCACCAGATATAGCCTAGAGAACGTCCCGTCCCCCCCGTGTCTCTGGCAAACCCGACTAACCGCAGCTCTGGCCTTGCTTTCTCTCCCTATCTCGACCCTCTCCGAACAGAGAAACGCCACAAACGACTGCCACTTCAGGGAGTCACTGGATCACGGCTACTATCAGTTCACGCACGCCTACAATCCGGTGCTGCATGTGGGGATCAAGCGCAACTTTAGGCCCATCGGTCCGCGGGACCTGGAGCGCCCGAATCGGATGCGCAATGCCTGTTTCCTGTTCTTCCGCTCGGAGGCGGAGCATTTCCGCAGCAACATGGCGCTGTTGGGTCCCAGGAAACACAAGTTTTCCAGCAAAACCACTAAAACGACGACCACGTCGACAACGACCACAACCACGCCCAGTACTACAACCAGCAGCACTACAGCCAGACCCACAACAGCCCCCACAaccacccccaccaccaccaccaccaccaccaccagcacaacCCCccacacaaccacaaccacaatgTTGAGCCCAGTGCCAGTGTCGGGCACAAAACGCGTGCGTGGAAGGCCGCGTCGCCCTGCAGCATCTTCGGCAGCAACCAGTATTACTAGCGATAGTTCTTCTATAgcccacaacagcaacagcaaccacaacAGCAATAGCCTTAAGTCCTACAACCAAgccaatagcaacaacaacaagaagaaagACAACCACTTGGATGACATGTTGCAGGAGCAAAAAATCATCAAGCGAAACTGGGAACGGCGTCAgcaccgccagcagcagcagcagcagcaccgcctacggcagcggcagcaccacaGCGGCGGCGCCACAGTGGGGGCCAtgcaacagccgcagccgaaGAACCTGGAGGTGCGCCACCATCACAACAACGCCACCCTCATGGAGCGGCGACGACGCCGCCGGCTGGAGCGGCGCcgccacaagcagcagcagcagcagtgggagcaggagcagcgcgACACCGAGCACCTGCCCAAGGCCTCGTCGTCcgcctcctcgtcctcctcctcgtcgacGGCCACCACAACGGCCCTGACGGCCACAGCGGCCTCGCTGGCCCCCTCCGCTTTCAATCTGGTGGCCATCCTGGCGGCCAGCAGTCGTAAGCGGGACAGGCGGAAAAggtctgccgctgccgctgccacggGATCAGCGGGATCAGCGGGTTCCGGTGCGGCCACAAGGGCGGACATGCAGCTGGTGGAGATGGCCtcgcagcgccagcagcagcagcagcagcaggaggagcaaaACGAATACTCAAGACCCTATGTTAATAGAAACCTAGAAACCCTAAGCCCAGAGCAAACCCTGCAGCTACCACCACACCTAAACGTAAGCCGTAATCTAAACGTAGATCTTAGTCTATATCTAAATAGTGATAGCGATAATGTTAATAATGCAATACCTGCCTTGCCAaaaaactacaactacaactacttGTACAGTAACGAGCATTATAATATGAGTACTAAAAGTAGCACGACTGATTCTAGTAGTTTAGAGACTAGCACTAAGTTCGATAGTCCaaatagccatagccatagccatagccatagccatagccagagcgCGTTCAATCAGAATATTGACAATAATCTTAAGCAATCCAACGATCGAATTGACAGTGTGGCAGATGAAGCCGCAACGAAAGTGGAGCCAGGGGCAACAGCGGAAGCGGAAACAGTTATCGAAACTGTGGCGGAGTATCGCAATCATATTGATGCTAATAATATAGTCGACGATGGCTCTCccatcgaggaggaggagcacgaAAAACATATTCTAAAGAAGCTTTTTCGTAGCCTAAAcctgccacagccgcagcagcagcagcagcctcagcaacaacaacctaATATTGATAACTATAATGCAAATATTAACGTTgttaacgataacgataacgataacggGCTGCTGATCAATAATAACCATAATAGTAATTATAACGAGCAATTTGCGAATGACGATGAAACGATACGAattcaaaataataaatatgaaaCACATATAGTACAATACAAACCTGTGGTATTTATTTCGAAAATAAACCCCTCCCAGCTGCTAGTGGCGAAGACTTTCAAATTAAAGGTAAGATTATGGGTAAGACTCCATCTGCCATTCCCTGCCCACCACTAGCTAAAATGATGCCTCATAAACCGATCTATAGGTAACTAGGCCTTTTCCTTCCCCCCGGAAAGCATATTTGGCTGATTTCCCCCCTcaagcattttttttttggacacTCAATTTGAATTGGAATTCCCCACTGAAAAGTATTGgaaaaaaaccacaacaacaaaattccaCACATAATACGAAAATCATGTTAGATTTGATAAGAATCTCGAACAATGTGTAAATCGAACGTCGCCTATGACCTCAATCCGTTTGGAGCGGCCAAAGTCGCCGCCGAGTCGCGGGCAAAACGCGTGGGCGATTTTCGGCAATTTTCATCACAAAAGATGCTTTGGGGCTAAGGGAAAATTTCGATGTTTGATAGCATGTCAGGGGGCATGTTGACACCGCATAGATCATAAatcatatataaataaagatttcatattaatttatgcaaagcaTCCGAGATGTATGGCGTGTCTGAAATTAATTAACCAACATTTTTGTATGCTGAGGCGACGTATGCAAATTTTACCCGCAAGTGCGACCAGTGATCAGTGTCGACTGTCGGTCCTGGCTTTTCTACTAAATCTCCGACGGGTCTGGTCTGTCCAAAACAAAAGGCGGTGGGCAGGGTCGGCCAAGTGGCGCCGCGAaaaacgccaacgccaacgccagagtcgcagtcggagacggagtcgctaatgaaattttattataCGCTCAGagtaataatttataaatttgtttaacaaaaaataaatttgttaaGCGATAAATTTAAATACGCAAAGCACTTGCCACTTTTGTAAGGCGCTGTCGGTGGCACCTCCCAGATGCTCTCCAAAACTGAGAACCTCCATCAAGCCTTGGCTCGTTTTGGGTATAGATCTGGGAGATCTGATCGGATATCTAGTTGGAAGAACAGACATCTTAATGAGCACTGCGATGGCTATAGATTGATTCCGTTTTAAAGCTAGCCTCTCGCCAGAATCAAGtgaattattttgtttatttccatGAAATTTCAAGCTCAAAATTATGTTCGAAAACTTGAATGTTACACCTCTGTCTGGGCAGATCAGCCGGTTTGGGGTTCAAATGAGATACACAAATTTGCATGAGAATATGTCTCGGTTTGGCGTCAAAATATTTCAACGGCAAATAGCTCACTGGTTTTGAGTAGCGTCGAATTTATCACCCGAGGAGCAGTGCAGGAACAGCCTGGTTATAGGAATGTCGGTCCta is a window of Drosophila pseudoobscura strain MV-25-SWS-2005 chromosome 3, UCI_Dpse_MV25, whole genome shotgun sequence DNA encoding:
- the pyr gene encoding myb-like protein AA; translated protein: MLLQFTLPNVRTIFILMVMLALGIKTGAKKTDEYVLTLKKHNDRALHINAHGKVTAEDISLAQSFTMDSVGDALSVDFKITIYAKDVDYYLCFHQGRLVGKRNATNDCHFRESLDHGYYQFTHAYNPVLHVGIKRNFRPIGPRDLERPNRMRNACFLFFRSEAEHFRSNMALLGPRKHKFSSKTTKTTTTSTTTTTTPSTTTSSTTARPTTAPTTTPTTTTTTTTSTTPHTTTTTMLSPVPVSGTKRVRGRPRRPAASSAATSITSDSSSIAHNSNSNHNSNSLKSYNQANSNNNKKKDNHLDDMLQEQKIIKRNWERRQHRQQQQQQHRLRQRQHHSGGATVGAMQQPQPKNLEVRHHHNNATLMERRRRRRLERRRHKQQQQQWEQEQRDTEHLPKASSSASSSSSSSTATTTALTATAASLAPSAFNLVAILAASSRKRDRRKRSAAAAATGSAGSAGSGAATRADMQLVEMASQRQQQQQQQEEQNEYSRPYVNRNLETLSPEQTLQLPPHLNVSRNLNVDLSLYLNSDSDNVNNAIPALPKNYNYNYLYSNEHYNMSTKSSTTDSSSLETSTKFDSPNSHSHSHSHSHSQSAFNQNIDNNLKQSNDRIDSVADEAATKVEPGATAEAETVIETVAEYRNHIDANNIVDDGSPIEEEEHEKHILKKLFRSLNLPQPQQQQQPQQQQPNIDNYNANINVVNDNDNDNGLLINNNHNSNYNEQFANDDETIRIQNNKYETHIVQYKPVLK